The nucleotide sequence caggaaagtcttatccagacagaggttgctgggtaacgtcgggagcgggttagtaaccgacaaatgagctcattacctacattagggctagacatgcatcatacttgattGTGCATTTTCTCTGTTGTGACTggtgtatgaatgtatgctttctttgtttgtattctattctctgtgtctgtgttttattttcttgtattcttctgtttgtattctgttttctctattttctcaatttatctgtcttctatttactgcttctatATATTTAGCTATTTGTCTGCTAAACAATACAAAATTAATGaacttacactacaagaaaaatacccatttagccacactttttttaagctacatttgaaaagcgtagcctattctatgaataggctacgtttttctccgtgttgcctttatATAAGAGAAAAGAATACACAATTgtagcatcatttaaaaagtgtagccttaagtattatagaaatcacttataaagcgtagtcgtaggttgatatctataggttcacttttcgtatcaaagaGGACGCTTTTAGAGGGTAGCCTATTTATTAAATTTTGAGTgcgttttaaaagtgatgcctaaagTATTTAATGTATCTAAAACCAAAAATTTGacacttagtaaatttttttccCTTAACTTTTTCGCGTAACCACGCACACTGAGCTCACACACTTAGTGAAATTTTGACTTCCCTCCAAAGCACCCTTTCAGAGAAGAAACCCTCCAAAGCACCCCTTCCCTCCAAAGCTCTTTCAGAGAAGCACGAAGAAAACCCTCACCATCGTCATCACCCTTTCAGATCAGAGAAGCACCATCGCGAAGATCGAAAACCCTCTCACTATCGTCGCACTGCACCCCACTCACCACTCACCGCCAAacaccactcaccactcaccactcaccaaTGACCGCCGCTCCTCTTCGCCCTCCTGCACTGATCGTCGCTGTGCCGCCCATACCATCGTCGATCTCTGCGCTTTTCTTCGTCCTCTCTGTGCTCACGTCGTCGATTAGGTATGTATTAATTTCCATTTGATTCTGAAATTTGAGGGATTTAGGGTTCTGATTTTAGAAACCGTTTTAGGGTTTAGAAACTGATTTTAGATATCTCCAAAGAGAAGGCTCGTTTGGCTGCTGTTCAGGTATCCACTCACAATCTGGTTTTCACTGATTCCATCATGTGTGTGATTTTAGGGTGGATTTTCTTTTTTCCCCTCAATTTTTTAACCTTTCTGATGGCTTGGTTTTCTAATTTTAGTAATTTATGTAAAGGTTAATGGACCTGTGTTGGTTGAAGACACTTGCCTTTGTTTCAATGCCTTGAAAGGTCTTCCAGGTTGGtataattttcttgttttacatgatTTTAGTTTGGGAGTTTCAATCTGTGAAACTATAGGTTTATGAACTGTGATTTGATAACATGCATGCTGTTGCTGATGAAGATGTGTGGTATTTTAGGGTTCTCAGTGAAAATCTTTTTCAGTTAGATATAAAAAAGCTCAAGAAAAAAATTGGCATGTAAATGATGGTTATAGTAAAATATGAACTAACTTCAATAATTTAAAACTGAGGATTGGATTTTGATGGAACGCTTAGACACTGTTAGGATTTTTTTCTATAGAGACAGAGAAAGAACAGAATATTTCATGGCCTCACTTTTAGGAAGTACAATAAAATACAAGAATTTTCTGTCTTGGAGGATAAATTTTGTAAATTTGAATAGTAAAACTCAGCTTGTAAACTTTTAAGAATTCAGTGGTAATGTCGTAAGCTCAATTTGGGGACAAAAGGAATAGAACGTGATGTAATAGAAATTATTGAATGAGGTAATAATTAATAAGTGTTCTGTTGTATTGTTTTAGTGTTAGAGATTAAGTGGAGAGTTACTAACTCAATGTTGTGTGGAAATACAATGAAATGGGATAGTAAGACTCAGGTTCTGTTTCGGTGCTATTATTGCATTCGGCTCAAATTGAAGGATAAGAAAATGAAAACTAGAATGGGATAGAATGGTGTGGATTCACTTTCATATGTATGTCCTTCTTTCTTCATCAGTTTCATATGCAGACTTGAGATTTGCTCGCAACATTTTGGGCTTGAAACacattgtatttttttaatttgtgtgTTTCGCCTTGTAGATGCTTATTTTGGTCCTGGAACAGTGCATAACATCAAATGCCATCTAAATAATGCAGAGTCCAAGGCAATGAAAAGagccaacttcttctttttcatgtgATTGGTTATTTGGATATTATGGGTTTGATTGTGTAAATGTGTAACTATGATGACAGGGTGAAGTGGATGCTGTTTTTGTTAATGCTATACTAGCTATGTGGGGTTCAGCAACGGAATCTTGAGGCAAGTTCTAGCTGTGTGATCCCCCAAGAAGTCAGTGCTCACCGCCTCACCCACCCATGCTCTACCATCATCTTCTAACTGCTTCTCACTGCTCACCCAGCACTACCAGCGTCTGCTGTCTTTGCCACCACTCCTCTGTTTTGCAGCTTCTGAGCCGAGAACTCCATCGCTGCTTTGATGATTATAGCTGGCCCTGAAAGTGGAAAGGTGTTTTAGTTTTTATCTGTTGTTTGTGGTCCATTGCGTGTTATTTCTTTCACATGCAGAAAAGTATGTTACCCTGAATTTGATGGACTGATGGAGATTTCTCTCACTTACTGGAACTAGAGTTGATTTTTCTTTCTATCTGAATGGCAATTATTGCAGCTGTCTTTATTCATAATACATCCATGATTTTGCTAGAGAAAGGAGAGGAAGAAGTAGAACATAAGAATTAAAAACTAACGAAAACATATTAAAAAGTTACATGGCACTTCAGATTTTACTATGTTGCTCAAGTAATTCCTAAATTTATATTGCAGGATAGGTCGTACATCTGAATTCTTAATATATGGGCAGGGACAACAACGAAATGCAGTCATTGAGGCCATTCGATTATTAGAAAATGGAAACAATAGGTCAAAAGATGGTGCATCATTGGTTGGTGAAGAGTCCAAAGGCGTAGTAACACCCAAACAGTTCAAGGATAAGGCAAAGAAATGGCAAAAGTTTGTGACTCAGGTTTGTGGTTCTTTTTATAATTCTATTATTCATTAGTATAATCTGCcttgtacaaagaagtctgtcaAAAAACTTGATAGTTCTTGACCTGGGACATTTTATCCTACATATGGTTAAAGAGCTGGAAGGTTCAACTGTTTGGTTCTATTACATGATTAGGCTTTAACTTTTAAAACTGTCCTTTACAAGGCCACATTAATTTTTTCACTGAACGAATAAGGGTCTtcctttttgaaaaaaaaaattcttttcttatGCTGCTGATATGttaatttgttaaattttggcATGGTCATATGTAATACAACATTTCAGGCCAAAGCCTCGGGAAGAACTTCTGCTGATTATTGCGAATTGGGCAATGAGATAGGCGTAAGCTAATAAGAAATTTTTTTCCCAACAGTTGCATGCACACACAGACACAGACCCTTGTTCTACTTTAGCAACTCTAATTCTTTGCCCTGGATTTTAATCAGGCTGAAATTCTTGTGCATTACAATAGCATATTAAAATCTTGTAATACTCTGGATTATCATGACTTAATCAGCTGTTCAGTGAAGCTCCTCACTGATTTTCCTGAAGGTAAGTCTTTTCTGAAACACACAATTAACTAAAATGGAGAAGCAATAATTAGAGGACATGTACTGCGTTTGTATCACTGCTGCAGGCCATGCAATTGCTGCAGCTGCAATTGTCTTCCCTCTATCAATTAaaatggaggaggaggaggaggagctaTTTCAGATCAAAGTGCTATAAATGGAGGAGGAGGAGCTGTTTCAGTTGCTCTTGTCTTCAATCAAAATGCTGCCAAGGTAGAGACGAATTCGGAAACTGCTGCATTCTCCCAAAATTCTGCACTTGTTCTTGCCCCAGTTGTCCGAGTGTATGCCCTTGTTACTGTTGTACAAAGTCCTTTTGGAGAAGTGCTTTCTGCTGTTTTTGTTGTTAGTATttcaaattatattatattacttGCTCATAGTATttcaaattatattatattacttGCTCAATTTGCAATTCTGATATAGTTAGAGTATAAATAATTATGATTGCTAAAATTTAGTGTTCAATTATTTTAATGCCTTTGTCAAGTTTGTCAATCTTGCTGATTAGTATCTGTCTTTTGCTTCACTCCTTATCATGCTTTCAAATTAAGGAATCAAGTTGCATaggcttctattttattttctctattttcagTTTCTATTTGGTGCAAAAGTGCATGGGGTTGCTCTGTAATTTGTACATTTGTTTTCTGCAATTGATTTTACACTGCCACGTACTTAGAATTCATGACTTTGATTTAAGAACCCTTGTGGTTTGGTACAAAATGGCACATTTCTTTATGCTAAgtgttcttttattttgttttcagatAGATAGCAATGAATATATTTGGTGGAAGGCTAATGCTAGAGAGACAAAGGAAGAACTAATTGATAGAGAGCCTAAGTTCCTGGATTAGTATATTTCTGTTTAAGAACACTTTTTGTTGTTAATTGTTTACAATTATATAAACAGCAGTGTGTTATAGATGTGCTAAGGAATAACTCTATTCATTTTGTAGAAGCTAATttaattttacttatttttttcattttaatataAGATGTATGAGTATTCAAAATTATAATCATTCTAATACTTTTggttcattataaatatatttattatttgaagaatattatatagtattattgtgtatttatttttattttatatttgactaatttgattaaaaatgcatgattatatatataattatattactaaatattaggttatagaaaaaaattattagaatatatatatataaaataaaaaaataatgagagACCTAAGGttacacttatatagagtagctatatggtatacaatgtggctacactttacaggtgatgcagtagcgttgaaaagcatagcctattctggttaaacataaatattttattaaacattatttatatacatcacacttaaaattcaaatatataggaataaaatttaaaagttttttttacattatttatttaaataagtattgAACCCAAATATCAAACTTtttcatcattgatcaaatgaccaatattttttTCAGGATCTTCAAATAAATCAGATACGTCATAATGAGTGTGTAATTTTCAGTAATATCTTTTGAAACAAAATTCGTCTCATTTCTTTTGTCGTCTTTTTCCAAGGATGCTtcataaagatcaactaggtgcctcgGGGTACGACAGGCacgcgaccaatggccctttcgaTCACAACGAAAATATTTATcatctgttgatttattttacccattatttctttatttatcccacttctggtgagattctTTCTtgtaaacataattttttttccttccataatttttgtCATTaccaaaaccttgccatttacctcttctggggttatgatttgccgcatttgctttAGGAAATGGGGTGGCACTAGTTgagcgcgcttcatgatttcttaaaagtaattcattgttacattcagcaacaagaaagtaagaaattagctcagaatattttttaaattctttttctcgatactgctgctacaggagcacattcgagacatAGAAgattgagaaagttttctctaacatgtcattatcagttatctttcccccacataatttcatttgtGAGGTAATTCGGAACATTGCTGAAttgtattcatttatggatttaaaatcttgtagacGCAAGTGCATCCCCTCATATCGGACTTGAgaaagtatcaccgtcttttgatgattatacctttcttcaagatttttccacagatctgcaggatcttttagtgtgagatatttatttttaaatccttcgtcaagatgacgacgaatgaatatcatggctttggctttatccttctgggatgcattattttcagtctTAATGGTATCTCTAAGAtctattgaatcaagatggatttcagcatctagtatctATGATAAGTAGTTGCTtctagatatatcaagagcattaaattcaagatgagagaacttcaacataataaaaatttattacctgagtcttcctaaatttTGATCAGAGTCACTTAGTCTCCTATTTATATACatacaaaaaatttatattttcaaatttctttaatACTTTTCATTCTTGAGAACATAAGCCTTTCACAGTAAATGAGCATCTACATGCTCATTCTGATCAtaacaaaatcaaatcattttcacaCAAATTTTTCAGAAAATAATAGAAGTACCAAAATAAAGAAAGTTAGTTTAAAAATgaaactatttatttattttctttaaacTACAAGCAATATTAAATTTTTCGTATAAACGATTGCCGTTTTTGTGACATTTGATTtcaacaattattttattttccatgaGAAATTGGCATTTTTATTGTTAATCCATATTAAATTTGAGATATTTCTTCAGAAAAGGTTTAGTTATTTATAAGAAATATAATTTAACtaaataaagcaataaaaacttATTAACATTTTGTGATTtgcccaaaaaaataaaaataaaaatttcatttgattaaataaagaaagaaaatcatatgattaaattatagaATTAAAATGATGGCTTTAGATTGATATTGATAATATTTCTGTTTCTATTGGAATGATGTCGGGTTCCCTGGTATCTATTAACCGATCCGGATATGGATCCGGAGACATAAACCCTAACCCCAATCTCACGTGACACACGTGACTACGAAAACAGTAGTAAGATAGCGCCGCAAAGGTGCAATCACACTATCGTCACTGAAATACAAATTCTTTTTCCTACCCCGTCCGATTGAACGCCACGTCATCGATCCTCGTGAATTTGCACTTCAACGGTTCAGATCAGTGTTGCAGAGCTACTGGGGAAACGAAGCTAGACGCTGTAGCTCTTGTTTCCATCCTCCATTTTCTCGTGTGTTTGATTTTCGATCGATTTTCATTTTTCCCTCCTAATTCCCTCTTTAtttaaaaacaagaaaatttttatttcattttattttttttcttgagaAAATTGTTGTTAAGCTTTTTCGCTGTTTGAAGATGAAGGCCACTGAGGAATTCAAGGAGCAAGTGGAGGAAAACGAGGTCACCTCTTTCAGTAAGGAGGAAGAGTATGAAGAAGAATACGACtctgaagaagaagtagaagacgCAGACGACGATGAAGACGACGACGATGACGAAGACGAAGACGATGAGGACGACGACGAAGATGAAGACAACGATAATGACGAtgatgacgacgacgacgacgacgaggaTGCTCCTGACGTCGGCGACGAGGACGACGAAGATGACGacgaaggagaaggaggaggtgACGGCCAGCGCGGTGGTGATCCTGACGACGATGACGACAACGACGACGACGATGATGACGAAGagcaagaggaagaagaggtaATTCACTAAGATTTACTTAATTAAACAGTTACAGTTTGGTAGTCTTGGTTAATCTCTGTTCTGTATTGTTTATTATCTTTCACTTCACAAATTTCACtagatttgtttaatttttgcttaTTTGTGGACTAATTATTGTGTCGGTAGGTGTTTTAAGTAGGATTTCAGTTTCAGAATTAGGTGAAAATTCAGTAATCATCACTGTTAGTCCCAGctgaagagaaaagagagaattaGTGCTGAGTTATTTAGATCTTAGTTCATCTGGATCTTCTCAATTAGTCTTTATTAACTTGATATCTCAATTTTAAATTTACTTGAGGATCGTTGTTGAAAGAAAATTGGATAATATAGTTCACTAATTTACATCTATTTGATCCTGCTTTTGGTATGTGTTTCTCTGTACTTGAATTACTCTGACCCTTAGTTTTTTATAGGAGGATTTGGGAACAGAGTACCTTGTTCGTCCTGTAGGAAACGCTGAGGAGGAAGAAGCGTCTAGTGATTTTGAACCAAAGGAGAATGGTGAGGAGGAAGATGAAGGTGATGAGgaagttgatgatgatgatgatgatgatggtgacaaGAAAGGTGAGGCTCCATCAAAACGAAAGAGGTCAGATAAAGATGattcagatgatgatgatgatgatgacgacgatgATGATGGAGGTAAAGATGATGAGAGACCTTCCAAGCGATAGGGTTTGGCCATTTGGGTCCAACATATTCTCTAAAAACAAGTCAACCATAGTTCAAACTTTCAGCCTCTATCCTTTAAACACATATATCACAGAGGATAAGTAGGTTTTTAATGTTTTACGCCtttgtttattgctggttttgTAATTCTATGGTGCAGCTTTATTACTTGTTAGGTTTTCCTATTTTCGTCAATAGTGGGTTCTTCCGGAGTCTTTTGAGCAGCTTATGTAAACGTGGTAGAACAAGTTTTTGCAGACTTTGATTTGATCGTTTAAAGTGCTTTGTAGGTTGTTAGATCTTGTGCATTATAATAATGACTGATTCCTTGATATTATTGGTGGATCGGTGGTTATCTGCGTATGACTTTTGTGTTTGTTGGGCCTATGAATGCTGGATCAACAAGTCTTTTATTAAACTGGGAAAGTGAATTCCGTTTTTCTCTGGGTCTTGTATTGGATCTACTGTCAAGGAAAATTATGTCTGCGGGAAATATGTTGGAGATGTTTGAATTTCACAACTGGTTTGTGTTAGTACCGGATTTGGCTTGAGGTGCGGAAGGCATAACCCCGTTGAACTTTAATAACTGTGATGGAACTTGAATCAATTGTCTTGTTTGAAAACTTTAAAGTGTACGGCTATATTGGTgttaattgttgattttaattataaaagaaatatataatatatataattaagattaatGGTTAAAATTTATGAAAACACTAGAATATCAGTATGTTTGAAAGTTTTCTGTCTTGTTTAGGAATGGATCTGCATAATATAAATCTTTTTTTAGATGTATCTGGTCTTATTTAAGTGTTTTATTTGCTGTCCTAGTAATTACCAATTTAGCTCGTTGCTACATCCAAAGTGCTAAATAAAGCAAAATGCGTGATATCAATTGTTAATTTGGTTGATATGTGATTTAAGGAAAAAGTGTCCCTTTTGTTTCTATATTTGATAAGTCCTTCTTTTTAGATTCCTTTTTCGTCACTTTTTTAGTTATACACAAATTGAAAAGAATGGATTTGGTAAATTTTATTTCAGGACAGCTACggaattctaattattttttccGTGAGAAGGACAGCTGGAGATGATGAACAAGATGATGCTAGGCAGAGATATCCATCATTTTTggtaaagaaaaagaagcaaattaCAAAACTCTCACTAGGCGGAGTAATGGATCCCCCCATAGTCATCATCAATAATGCATCTTAGTTCTATGGGAGGGTGTCTAAGAAATGAAACCCGAGTTCTATTTGTACTCTTCTTAGCTATCCAATCTGCAGCTTTGTTCCCTTCTCTAAAAACATGCTTGAAAACTACCTATCATTCTTTTGGAGCTTCTCTAATGCATCTGAACGTGGGGATGGTATGCCTCTCTAGTTTATCTCGAGTTTAACATCTCAAAAATCGATCTGAGTCTGTTTCCACTTTCCACAATAATTTTCTTTATCCGCAGTTTCCATCCTGTATTGAGCCCATACAAGACTCCCCATGCTTCTGCTTGAAAAGTTGAACGAATTTCCAAGTTCACCTCAAATCCAACTATCCATCGTCCGANNNNNNNNNNNNNNNNNNNNNNNNNNNNNNNNNNNNNNNNNNNNNNNNNNNNNNNNNNNNNNNNNNNNNNNNNNNNNNNNNNNNNNNNNNNNNNNNNNNNNNNNNNNNNNNNNNNNNNNNNNNNNNNNNNNNNNNNNNNNNNNNNNNNNNNNNNNNNNNNNNNNNNNNNNNNNNNNNNNNNNNNNNNNNNNNNNNNNNNNNNNNNNNNNNNNNNNNNNNNNNNNNNNNNNNNNNNNNNNNNNNNNNNNNNNNNNNNNNNNNNNNNNNNNNNNNNNNNNNNNNNNNNNNNNNNNNNNNNNNNNNNNNNNNNNNNNNNNNNNNNNNNNNNNNNNNNNNNNNNNNNNNNNNNNNNNNNNNNNNNNNNNNNNNNNNNNNNNNNNNNNNNNNNNNNNNNNNNNNNNNNNNNNNNNNNNNNNNNNNNNNNNNNNNNNNNNNNNNNNNNNNNNNNNNNNNNNNNNNNNNNNNNNNNNNNNNNNNNNNNNNNNNNNNNNNNNNNNNNNNNNNNNNNNNNNNNNNNNNNNNNNNNNNNNNNNNNNNNNNNNNNNNNNNNNNNNNNNNNNNNNNNNNNNNNNNNNNNNNNNNNNNNNNNNNNNNNNNNNN is from Arachis ipaensis cultivar K30076 chromosome B01, Araip1.1, whole genome shotgun sequence and encodes:
- the LOC107620164 gene encoding ATP-dependent DNA helicase SRS2-like protein At4g25120 codes for the protein MKWDNAYFGPGTVHNIKCHLNNAESKGEVDAVFVNAILAMWGSLALKVERCFSFYLLFVVHCVLFLSHAEKIGRTSEFLIYGQGQQRNAVIEAIRLLENGNNRSKDGASLVGEESKGVVTPKQFKDKAKKWQKFVTQAKASGRTSADYCELGNEIGVS
- the LOC107639398 gene encoding prostatic spermine-binding protein, which codes for MKATEEFKEQVEENEVTSFSKEEEYEEEYDSEEEVEDADDDEDDDDDEDEDDEDDDEDEDNDNDDDDDDDDDEDAPDVGDEDDEDDDEGEGGGDGQRGGDPDDDDDNDDDDDDEEQEEEEEDLGTEYLVRPVGNAEEEEASSDFEPKENGEEEDEGDEEVDDDDDDDGDKKGEAPSKRKRSDKDDSDDDDDDDDDDDGGKDDERPSKR